The following proteins come from a genomic window of Companilactobacillus pabuli:
- a CDS encoding RusA family crossover junction endodeoxyribonuclease, whose product MKLKLVIEGNPVSASRPGFNSKSFKRKAYTKGKYRVYKNNIEILYWDKYHNKQLFERGIPLIAHIHFYRPIQKSLSKVEHARRANHEVRPTIKPDLDNYTKGVLDGLKRAWFDDGQITDFDISKDYDEHPRVEVEIEEWKFEQEERSR is encoded by the coding sequence ATGAAATTGAAATTAGTGATTGAAGGTAACCCCGTTTCAGCATCCAGACCAGGATTCAATTCAAAGAGTTTTAAGAGAAAAGCATACACCAAAGGAAAATATCGAGTTTACAAAAACAATATTGAGATTCTGTATTGGGATAAGTACCACAACAAACAGCTATTTGAACGAGGAATACCACTAATAGCACATATACATTTTTATCGACCAATTCAAAAGAGTTTAAGCAAAGTAGAACATGCTAGAAGGGCTAATCATGAAGTTAGACCAACGATTAAGCCAGACTTAGACAATTACACCAAGGGTGTTCTAGATGGCTTAAAACGTGCCTGGTTTGATGATGGCCAGATAACTGATTTTGATATTAGTAAAGATTATGACGAGCATCCAAGAGTTGAAGTAGAAATTGAAGAATGGAAATTTGAACAAGAGGAGAGATCAAGATGA
- a CDS encoding NUMOD4 domain-containing protein, with protein sequence MEVFKPIPEYKGIYEVSNKGTIRTDKDKTTYTKGIGVRHWKQRIMKLKTDKGGYKRVTLWKDGKSKDFLVHRLVATAFIPNPNKFELINHLDGNTSNNNIENLEWTDYYGNLMHAYNHGLNSEAQPIVLVNSKTKESHYFYSKAEASRFLKHNDGFISMKLKNNKNVVGDYKIFVLAG encoded by the coding sequence ATGGAAGTATTCAAGCCAATACCAGAATATAAAGGAATTTACGAAGTAAGTAATAAAGGAACTATAAGAACGGACAAGGATAAAACTACATACACAAAAGGTATAGGTGTTAGACATTGGAAGCAAAGAATTATGAAACTCAAAACTGATAAAGGCGGCTATAAGCGAGTAACTCTTTGGAAAGATGGAAAAAGTAAAGATTTCTTAGTACATAGGTTAGTTGCTACGGCTTTTATTCCTAATCCTAATAAATTTGAGCTTATAAACCACTTAGATGGTAATACTTCAAATAACAATATTGAAAATCTCGAATGGACTGATTATTACGGCAATTTAATGCATGCTTATAATCACGGCCTTAATAGCGAAGCTCAACCAATTGTTTTAGTTAATAGCAAAACTAAAGAAAGTCACTATTTTTACAGTAAGGCAGAGGCTAGTAGGTTTCTGAAACATAATGATGGATTTATAAGCATGAAACTTAAAAATAATAAGAACGTTGTTGGAGATTATAAAATATTTGTTTTAGCTGGCTAG
- a CDS encoding terminase small subunit → MKKWEEAEKDYLAGMKYKDIASKYNVSINTVKSWKSRHGWQRGAPAKKSVHTKPKKVAPKIIDELEANSELNDKQKLFCLFYLQRFNATWAYQKAYDSDSETAMVNASRMLRNAKVKKQLTILKKQLSTELYFDTADIIRQYIQQANSDISDVVDFKTVKKHEWYKVRSETGKYIDSAGNFNWVPKIDPDTGEQSYYYENIVKLHDSDDIDTSNIKSVRIDKGEPVVEMYDKQKALDSLMKYFKDDESISKAKLRKLTAEAKLAEVKAHDAGINDDGQMTAIGNLLDKIQEDVADDDTE, encoded by the coding sequence ATGAAAAAATGGGAAGAAGCCGAAAAAGATTATTTAGCTGGGATGAAATACAAAGATATTGCCAGTAAGTACAATGTTTCAATCAATACAGTCAAATCGTGGAAGAGTAGACATGGTTGGCAAAGAGGTGCACCTGCTAAAAAGAGTGTGCATACAAAACCCAAAAAAGTTGCACCCAAAATAATAGATGAGTTAGAGGCAAATAGTGAGCTTAATGATAAGCAAAAACTATTTTGCCTTTTTTATTTGCAACGGTTCAACGCTACTTGGGCATACCAAAAGGCATACGATAGTGATAGTGAAACAGCTATGGTAAATGCATCTAGGATGCTAAGAAATGCTAAGGTTAAAAAACAGTTAACCATTTTGAAAAAGCAATTATCAACAGAGCTATATTTTGATACAGCTGACATAATTAGGCAGTATATTCAGCAAGCCAATTCGGATATTTCTGACGTGGTAGATTTCAAAACTGTTAAGAAACACGAATGGTATAAGGTTCGGTCTGAAACTGGTAAATATATAGATAGTGCTGGTAATTTCAATTGGGTTCCTAAGATTGATCCTGACACTGGAGAGCAGTCCTATTATTATGAGAATATTGTTAAATTACATGATAGTGATGATATTGATACTTCAAATATTAAATCTGTTCGAATCGATAAAGGCGAGCCTGTTGTTGAAATGTACGACAAGCAAAAGGCACTTGATTCATTAATGAAATACTTCAAAGATGATGAGAGCATATCCAAGGCTAAACTTCGTAAATTGACGGCTGAAGCAAAACTTGCAGAAGTCAAAGCACATGATGCTGGTATCAATGATGATGGCCAAATGACTGCAATTGGTAATTTACTAGATAAAATACAGGAGGATGTAGCTGATGACGACACTGAATAA
- a CDS encoding PBSX family phage terminase large subunit: MTTLNKLFTPKQLNVLDQVVNDSTWNLMINYGAVRAGKTFVDNFVFLLDVRHAAEIAQGQGVLHPQYILGGVSSKTIQNNVLNEIENTFGLSFHFDKHNSFEIKFPNLPGVKIVQAFTGSIAGLGAIRGMTSYGGYINEASLATEDVFDEIRKRCSPDGARVICDTNPDIPTHWLKKKYIDNPNHSKAIRSNHFRIDDNTFLSKIYIQNLKETEPAGMFYDRAIEGEWAAAEGIVYQDFNQKTMIIPRSQIPDNLTIICGVDWGYEHKGCIVVAGVDDQDRFYILEEHTAQFKEIDYWTDLAKDIQKRYGDRVPFYADSARPEHVAHFNEQGINCINAYKNRLTGVEYVAKAMKSHAFFVAKDAIDNTGINQGSNKYHWFLDEIYQYVWDDKTGEPLKVNDDVMDTIRYIIATYKRVQGIPKPMDKRKGTNSLRKLGLI, from the coding sequence ATGACGACACTGAATAAGTTATTTACTCCCAAGCAATTGAACGTTTTAGACCAGGTTGTTAACGATTCAACTTGGAATTTGATGATAAATTATGGTGCTGTTCGTGCCGGCAAGACATTTGTTGATAATTTTGTATTTTTACTAGATGTTAGACATGCTGCTGAAATTGCACAAGGTCAAGGGGTGTTACATCCGCAATATATTTTAGGTGGCGTTTCAAGTAAAACTATTCAAAACAATGTTTTGAATGAAATAGAAAATACATTTGGACTAAGCTTTCATTTTGATAAACATAATTCGTTTGAAATCAAATTTCCAAATTTACCAGGTGTCAAAATAGTTCAAGCCTTTACAGGTTCTATTGCTGGATTGGGTGCTATTCGTGGTATGACCTCATATGGAGGCTATATCAATGAAGCTTCACTTGCCACTGAAGATGTTTTTGATGAAATTAGAAAACGTTGTTCACCTGATGGGGCTAGAGTTATCTGCGATACTAATCCGGATATACCAACTCATTGGCTTAAAAAGAAATATATTGATAATCCTAACCATTCCAAAGCTATTCGAAGCAATCACTTTAGGATTGACGATAATACTTTTCTATCTAAAATCTATATTCAAAATCTCAAAGAAACTGAACCGGCTGGGATGTTCTATGATCGTGCTATTGAAGGAGAATGGGCAGCTGCTGAAGGTATTGTTTACCAGGACTTTAATCAAAAGACTATGATTATTCCACGTTCACAAATCCCTGATAATCTCACTATTATTTGTGGAGTTGATTGGGGATATGAACATAAGGGATGTATTGTGGTTGCTGGTGTTGATGATCAAGATAGGTTCTATATTCTTGAAGAACATACTGCACAATTTAAAGAAATTGATTATTGGACTGATTTGGCCAAGGATATTCAGAAAAGGTATGGTGACCGTGTTCCATTCTATGCTGATTCAGCCAGACCGGAGCATGTAGCTCATTTTAATGAACAGGGTATTAATTGTATTAATGCTTATAAAAATCGTTTAACAGGCGTTGAGTACGTAGCTAAGGCTATGAAGTCTCACGCTTTTTTTGTTGCTAAAGATGCGATTGATAATACTGGAATCAACCAGGGTTCTAATAAGTATCACTGGTTTTTAGATGAAATATATCAGTATGTTTGGGATGACAAAACTGGCGAACCCTTAAAAGTAAATGATGATGTTATGGATACAATCCGTTACATTATTGCTACTTATAAACGTGTTCAAGGTATTCCAAAACCAATGGATAAACGTAAAGGAACAAACAGTTTAAGAAAACTCGGTTTGATTTAA
- a CDS encoding phage portal protein, translating to MATDKDPYALGQSINMLNGNRWVGGLIKANKQYMIPESKWNDIKNDPKEIIPILKYFLTQHYQYQLPRILELERYYKGENDIHFANINISSNRADNRVTAGFPKFITNTRVGYSVGNPIKFQYNEDKGKDDDLEEALAEFNSQNDEEYHEKVMKKNLSVTGRAYELEYIKQDTNEVAIRPIDPANAFVVYDTTIEQHSLFAVRYYLIDYQNQPKYYAEVYTDDSIYYFSDGKTPGSNLKLDNAEEHYFFSVPLTEYINNDERMGDWEASLDKIDAVDKAVSEMANSQEDFANAILKIVGDFDVTDSNGNTSEHPQIDRKNAIMWLKPEVRSDINGSSSVITPDAGYITKDVNVSEWKVYVDWLSAQIHKDTNTPDTSDENFASNSSGVAILYKLWGSDQERSIQESLYTRGLMRRLRVLGNYLEVTGQISSADDVENYKILYTPNLPKNDTETLQNAQVLANLGTESKQTIREVVQKYTGINSDTEEQRVEDEDKKDLDADPMQQVFKRVPDNSNENEPKDDDSKKADNPSMLDKIKGFFGGGK from the coding sequence ATGGCGACAGATAAAGACCCTTACGCATTAGGGCAGTCAATTAATATGTTGAATGGTAATCGTTGGGTAGGTGGATTAATAAAGGCAAACAAACAGTATATGATTCCTGAAAGTAAATGGAATGATATTAAGAATGACCCAAAAGAGATTATTCCAATCTTAAAATATTTTCTAACGCAACATTATCAGTATCAACTACCACGAATCTTGGAGCTAGAAAGGTATTACAAGGGTGAAAATGATATACACTTCGCTAATATTAATATTTCAAGTAATAGGGCAGACAATCGTGTTACTGCTGGCTTTCCTAAATTTATTACTAACACCCGTGTTGGTTATTCTGTCGGTAATCCTATTAAGTTTCAATACAATGAAGACAAAGGTAAGGATGATGACTTGGAAGAAGCTTTGGCAGAGTTCAATAGCCAAAATGATGAAGAATATCATGAGAAGGTAATGAAGAAGAATCTAAGTGTTACCGGTCGTGCTTATGAACTTGAATATATCAAGCAAGATACTAATGAAGTTGCTATTCGTCCTATTGATCCAGCAAATGCCTTTGTGGTATACGATACGACAATTGAACAGCATTCATTGTTTGCGGTCAGATATTACTTAATCGATTATCAGAATCAGCCAAAATACTATGCTGAAGTTTATACTGACGATTCAATTTACTATTTTAGTGATGGTAAAACACCTGGTTCAAATTTAAAACTTGATAATGCTGAAGAACATTATTTCTTTAGTGTTCCATTGACTGAATATATCAACAACGATGAAAGAATGGGCGACTGGGAAGCTTCATTAGATAAGATTGATGCCGTTGATAAAGCCGTTTCGGAAATGGCCAATTCTCAAGAAGATTTTGCTAATGCCATTTTGAAAATTGTCGGTGATTTTGATGTAACTGATAGCAATGGTAATACTTCAGAACATCCACAAATTGACCGAAAAAATGCCATTATGTGGTTAAAACCAGAAGTAAGAAGTGATATCAATGGTTCATCATCTGTGATAACTCCGGATGCCGGTTACATTACTAAGGATGTCAATGTTTCGGAATGGAAGGTATATGTAGATTGGTTATCAGCTCAAATCCATAAGGATACCAATACACCTGATACTTCAGATGAGAATTTTGCATCTAATTCTTCAGGAGTGGCCATTCTTTATAAATTGTGGGGAAGCGACCAGGAACGCTCAATTCAAGAAAGTTTGTACACTCGTGGTCTAATGAGACGGCTTAGAGTTCTTGGCAACTATCTTGAAGTTACTGGACAAATCTCAAGCGCTGATGATGTTGAAAATTACAAAATATTGTACACACCAAACTTACCTAAGAATGATACTGAAACGCTTCAAAATGCTCAGGTACTTGCTAATCTTGGAACTGAATCAAAACAAACTATCCGTGAAGTAGTTCAAAAATATACAGGTATTAACTCTGATACCGAAGAACAGCGTGTTGAAGATGAGGACAAGAAGGATTTGGATGCTGATCCAATGCAACAAGTATTCAAACGAGTTCCGGATAATTCTAACGAAAATGAGCCTAAGGATGATGATAGTAAAAAAGCCGATAATCCATCTATGTTAGATAAGATTAAAGGCTTTTTTGGTGGTGGTAAGTAA
- a CDS encoding major capsid protein, whose product MPAILDLFNQKSVLSYVKNRQYKQYIGDLLFPSRKVESLDIEILEDSTSTPVVAPISAFDAEAQIGSREANKRTAELGYIKRKVQLKEKDLIGLRNPRTPEEQEYLTQVVYADTDHMVQDVLARVELMRMQLLSTGVVTPDDSKVDWKLDYQLPKEHKITVKKSWDDPTADVINDMFDWANEFDSDPTKILTSRKVVRALLKNENLLAYFKSVGQIASVANLNNYLEGQGLPTIVENNLKYRVQKADGTYETKTFFPEDKFVLFNDDTCGNTAFGPTPEENRLMSTGSLDSVIGNVFATMYEEGNDPVGTWTKAAASALPTLANPHELVQSSVLLSK is encoded by the coding sequence ATGCCAGCTATTTTAGATTTATTCAATCAAAAGTCGGTTCTATCTTATGTAAAGAATCGTCAATACAAGCAATACATTGGTGATCTTTTATTTCCATCACGCAAAGTTGAAAGCCTAGATATTGAAATTTTAGAAGATTCAACATCTACACCAGTTGTTGCACCAATCTCAGCCTTTGATGCTGAAGCTCAAATTGGAAGCCGTGAAGCCAACAAGCGTACCGCTGAACTTGGTTATATCAAGCGTAAAGTACAATTGAAAGAAAAGGATTTAATTGGATTACGTAACCCACGTACACCAGAAGAACAAGAATATTTGACTCAAGTTGTTTATGCTGACACTGATCATATGGTTCAAGATGTATTGGCTCGTGTTGAATTAATGCGTATGCAACTACTTTCAACTGGTGTTGTTACTCCTGATGATTCCAAAGTAGATTGGAAATTAGATTATCAACTACCTAAGGAACATAAAATCACTGTTAAAAAATCATGGGATGACCCTACAGCCGATGTTATTAACGATATGTTTGATTGGGCCAACGAATTCGATTCAGACCCTACTAAAATTCTTACATCACGTAAAGTGGTACGTGCTTTGCTTAAAAATGAAAATCTTCTTGCATACTTCAAGAGTGTTGGTCAAATTGCTTCAGTTGCCAACCTTAATAACTATCTTGAAGGTCAAGGATTGCCAACAATCGTTGAAAACAATCTCAAGTATCGTGTCCAAAAAGCTGATGGTACATATGAAACTAAGACGTTTTTCCCAGAAGATAAGTTTGTTCTTTTCAATGACGACACATGTGGTAATACGGCATTTGGACCAACACCTGAAGAAAACAGACTCATGTCTACAGGTAGCCTAGATAGTGTTATTGGAAATGTGTTCGCAACAATGTACGAAGAAGGCAATGATCCAGTAGGTACTTGGACAAAAGCAGCAGCTTCAGCATTGCCAACATTGGCAAACCCACATGAATTAGTTCAATCATCTGTATTATTGTCAAAATAG
- a CDS encoding transcriptional regulator: protein MSIIRSGTKKRIEEILRDYPKMDKYINDRRQELMYPIKPDDENVGGGKSSKISKPQEQILITIDEDKQLKALEREQEAVAISLADSDADTNVIAEELYFKKHPKYQMDGLIEDKLIHCRRTQAFQKKSKLIRRIAKEMGLYDPY from the coding sequence GTGAGCATTATTAGATCAGGAACAAAGAAACGAATTGAAGAAATTTTACGAGATTATCCCAAAATGGATAAATACATAAATGATCGTAGACAAGAACTGATGTATCCTATTAAGCCTGACGATGAGAATGTAGGCGGTGGCAAGTCATCTAAGATTTCTAAGCCACAAGAACAGATACTTATTACTATTGACGAGGACAAGCAGCTAAAAGCTTTAGAACGGGAGCAAGAAGCAGTAGCAATCAGCTTAGCTGATAGTGATGCCGACACTAATGTTATCGCTGAAGAATTATATTTCAAGAAACATCCAAAGTATCAAATGGATGGATTGATTGAAGACAAACTAATACATTGCAGACGTACTCAAGCATTCCAAAAGAAGTCTAAATTGATTAGAAGAATCGCAAAAGAAATGGGACTATATGATCCTTATTAA
- the ssb gene encoding single-stranded DNA-binding protein: MINRVVLVGRLTRDPELRYTTNGAAVASFTIAVNRQFTNSQGEREADFINCVIWRKAAENFTNFTHKGSLVGIDGRVQTRNYENQQDQRVYVTEVVVENFSLLESKNASSSNNAHDNSNNQSNNSNSNNNQSNNSNNNMSDPFADNSKPMDISDSDLPF, translated from the coding sequence ATGATAAATAGAGTCGTATTAGTAGGACGTCTGACACGTGATCCAGAGTTGAGATATACAACTAATGGTGCAGCAGTTGCCAGTTTCACGATTGCTGTAAACAGGCAATTTACTAATTCTCAAGGTGAACGTGAAGCCGATTTTATAAATTGTGTCATTTGGAGGAAAGCTGCCGAGAATTTCACTAATTTCACTCATAAAGGTTCCCTTGTAGGAATCGATGGACGAGTTCAAACACGTAACTACGAGAATCAACAAGACCAGCGTGTGTATGTCACTGAAGTAGTTGTTGAAAATTTCTCATTACTTGAAAGTAAAAATGCTAGTTCAAGTAATAACGCTCATGATAATTCAAATAATCAATCGAACAATAGTAATAGCAACAATAATCAATCTAACAATTCAAACAATAATATGAGCGATCCGTTTGCTGACAACAGTAAACCAATGGATATTAGTGATTCAGATTTGCCTTTCTAA
- a CDS encoding helix-turn-helix domain-containing protein, producing the protein MINFNLRSLLIPRKMTIQNLADASGVGYWTLVHMSQLTYKSIKFQDVQKIFDALDITPHELFGYKERVTQ; encoded by the coding sequence ATGATCAACTTTAATTTAAGATCTCTTTTGATTCCTAGAAAAATGACTATTCAAAATTTAGCAGATGCTTCAGGTGTTGGATATTGGACCTTAGTTCATATGTCACAACTAACTTACAAGTCAATCAAGTTCCAGGATGTTCAAAAGATTTTCGATGCCTTAGACATTACGCCACATGAGCTATTTGGATATAAAGAGCGTGTTACTCAATGA
- a CDS encoding phage antirepressor KilAC domain-containing protein has product MMNELIPTEKDKQGNILVSGRDLHKFLEIGKDFSNWFKDMIKYGFEEGKDFTPFLAKSHGGRPRTEYAMTLDMAKEISMIQRNEKGKQARQYFIKIEETYKHEKQLGYSTKNVGGYQVPDDYRGALLLAADLQEQVDTMKPKASYYDQLIANKSLMVTTAIAKDYGMSAKEFNKVLHKLKIQYKLGGQWFLYSKYHNRGWTSSATRIVDGTPRITTKWTQKGRVGLYRLLKKHDIVPMIEKLDIKTVVLGGVK; this is encoded by the coding sequence ATGATGAATGAATTAATTCCAACCGAGAAAGATAAACAGGGAAATATCTTAGTGAGCGGTCGAGATTTACATAAATTTCTAGAAATTGGAAAAGATTTCTCAAATTGGTTTAAGGATATGATCAAATATGGATTTGAGGAAGGAAAAGACTTTACGCCGTTTTTGGCGAAAAGCCATGGTGGCAGGCCTAGAACCGAATACGCAATGACTTTAGACATGGCCAAAGAAATTTCAATGATTCAACGTAACGAAAAAGGCAAACAAGCACGCCAGTATTTCATCAAAATCGAAGAGACTTATAAGCATGAAAAGCAATTAGGATATTCAACTAAGAACGTTGGTGGTTATCAAGTTCCTGATGATTACAGAGGAGCTCTACTTTTAGCCGCTGATCTTCAAGAGCAAGTTGATACTATGAAGCCCAAGGCTAGTTATTATGATCAGTTAATTGCTAATAAGTCATTGATGGTCACAACCGCTATTGCTAAAGATTACGGAATGAGTGCTAAAGAGTTCAACAAGGTACTTCATAAGTTGAAAATTCAATATAAATTGGGCGGTCAATGGTTCTTATATTCAAAATATCATAACCGTGGTTGGACAAGTTCAGCTACTCGGATTGTTGACGGTACGCCTAGAATTACAACCAAATGGACACAAAAAGGCCGAGTGGGTCTATACAGACTACTTAAGAAGCATGACATTGTTCCTATGATTGAAAAATTGGATATCAAGACGGTTGTACTTGGAGGAGTTAAATAA
- a CDS encoding minor capsid protein produces the protein MRLTEKQAIEIAQAIYGKQDERVKQIEQLYKNNQQDVIDMIASFVASDLSWSSNASPDDVATVLSNIKETFENVSKDDQSFIRTAFNGKKLKTNGDVLTAKITQEFVRQMLIQKVQITVSTEYIPDVVHSKNYKSAKKKINTYNRKTKRSMSIDSILQRSARNAVLDRHVDSNMFSSINKQTLQIIRRVNEVAESAAKSPKDSLNWQKEVANILTGGSKSTNGQMGRAAGMVRTATAQTLNRTRLEQFKDDKVKKYKFISLEAPTTCQDCASLDGNIYDVADAEEGVNFPLMHYNCQCTVIEANDDDDWDTSDHDVSEELDNL, from the coding sequence ATGAGACTAACCGAAAAGCAAGCTATTGAAATTGCTCAGGCTATCTATGGCAAGCAGGATGAGAGAGTAAAGCAAATTGAACAGCTTTATAAGAACAATCAGCAAGATGTCATTGATATGATTGCTTCGTTTGTTGCAAGTGATTTATCCTGGAGCTCTAATGCTAGTCCGGACGATGTTGCCACAGTACTATCGAATATAAAGGAAACCTTTGAAAACGTTAGTAAAGATGACCAGAGCTTTATTAGAACGGCTTTTAATGGCAAAAAATTAAAGACCAACGGGGATGTTTTAACAGCAAAGATAACTCAAGAATTTGTTAGACAAATGCTAATTCAAAAGGTTCAAATCACTGTTAGTACTGAGTATATTCCCGATGTAGTTCATTCTAAGAATTACAAAAGTGCAAAGAAAAAAATCAATACTTATAATCGCAAAACAAAGCGGTCAATGAGTATCGATTCTATTCTTCAACGGTCAGCTAGAAATGCCGTGTTAGATCGTCATGTTGATTCTAATATGTTTAGTTCAATCAATAAGCAGACACTTCAAATCATTAGGCGAGTCAATGAAGTTGCTGAAAGTGCTGCTAAATCTCCAAAGGACTCATTAAATTGGCAAAAAGAAGTGGCTAATATTCTGACCGGTGGAAGCAAATCCACTAATGGCCAAATGGGAAGGGCTGCTGGAATGGTTAGAACAGCCACAGCTCAAACTCTAAACAGAACACGATTAGAACAATTTAAGGATGACAAGGTAAAGAAATATAAGTTTATATCTCTTGAAGCACCAACAACATGTCAAGATTGTGCCAGTTTGGATGGAAATATCTATGACGTTGCTGATGCCGAAGAAGGCGTTAACTTCCCTTTAATGCATTACAACTGTCAATGCACTGTTATTGAAGCTAATGATGACGATGATTGGGATACTTCTGATCATGATGTTAGTGAAGAATTGGATAATCTGTAA
- a CDS encoding phage head-tail connector protein, which translates to MAEETKIEDSILNDFKSLKHIKDNSMDNIFKIYIRQAKQEVELYIGQDTLPNILSGVITQMAEAKFTKAGSEGTTSSSEEGLSYSFSENDLKPFFPVLNRYIDNLRGSGDRGRIVTFD; encoded by the coding sequence ATGGCTGAAGAAACTAAAATAGAAGATTCAATTTTGAATGATTTCAAATCCTTGAAACATATCAAAGACAACTCAATGGATAATATTTTTAAAATTTATATCCGGCAAGCTAAGCAAGAAGTTGAACTTTATATTGGTCAAGATACATTGCCTAATATTTTGAGCGGAGTTATAACTCAAATGGCCGAGGCTAAATTTACTAAAGCTGGTTCAGAAGGTACTACATCTTCAAGTGAAGAGGGATTATCTTATTCGTTCAGTGAGAACGATTTGAAGCCATTTTTCCCAGTACTTAATAGATATATTGATAATCTAAGAGGTAGCGGTGACCGTGGAAGGATAGTGACGTTCGATTGA
- a CDS encoding DUF4355 domain-containing protein — MKSLLRTPLKLNLQYFAEEGDAGNAAGSDNSNANEPNDDNGDKDNEDGDGNEDKKYTRSDVRKMFASQMNDFKNNELPGLLDKARNEGEKRAKMSDKERNANDMKEREDELNKREAALNQRDALNDTKTRLSNDGLPTDFATMLSDLNEEKRAENIANFKKIYNRSVHNGVLEATKGKKTPNVGTNDNRTQNSGSKFAEMANKQDQESPKDPWARN, encoded by the coding sequence ATGAAATCACTATTAAGAACACCATTAAAACTAAATCTTCAATATTTTGCAGAAGAAGGGGATGCCGGTAATGCTGCCGGTTCTGATAATTCTAATGCTAATGAACCTAATGATGATAATGGCGATAAAGACAATGAAGATGGAGACGGAAACGAGGATAAAAAATATACTCGTTCCGATGTTCGAAAGATGTTTGCCAGTCAAATGAATGACTTTAAAAATAATGAATTGCCTGGATTGCTTGATAAGGCTCGCAATGAAGGTGAAAAACGTGCCAAGATGTCCGACAAAGAGCGCAATGCAAATGATATGAAGGAACGTGAAGACGAATTAAATAAGAGAGAAGCAGCCTTAAATCAGCGTGATGCTCTTAACGATACTAAAACACGTTTATCAAATGATGGACTTCCAACAGACTTCGCAACAATGTTGAGTGATCTCAATGAAGAAAAGAGAGCCGAAAACATTGCCAATTTCAAAAAGATATATAACAGATCAGTTCACAATGGTGTTCTTGAAGCCACAAAAGGCAAGAAAACGCCTAATGTCGGCACAAATGATAATCGTACTCAAAATTCTGGTTCCAAATTTGCAGAAATGGCAAATAAACAAGACCAAGAGTCTCCAAAAGACCCATGGGCAAGAAACTAA